The Gimibacter soli genome includes a region encoding these proteins:
- a CDS encoding DsbA family protein, with protein MQRPKVWLRRQVYRLLTSSRRRGFRRWSAERRRRRDGRAHRIAYFHRFGDPTSALMVGLVAALRERYDIEVELMPVGAPELAVAPEPERLIAYARLDAARLARKFGLGFTDPGHAPDAALMARATAILVAALSGPDPLTATTAVDKAVWSGDAVALDELAHRHGEASAEATAKAVAEGTERRNGLGHFQAGSIHYGGEWYWGADRLHYLEARLDGLKVRRQGREGAAPLAPALLETQARGDARGVVLEIYPSLRSPYTWIAMERAFALAERWGATPEIRFVLPMVMRNLPVPPRKGRYFLVDTKREAERLGLPFGNICDPVGRPTERGLAVLHHAILAGKGRDFLISFLKGVWAEGIDAGSDAGLKRIAARAGIDWSAVEAALADDSWRKVAEMNRARLLSLGLWGVPSFHVGDLAVWGQDRLWLVEEELARIAAKGEGMA; from the coding sequence ATGCAAAGACCGAAAGTATGGCTCCGCCGTCAGGTCTACCGTTTGCTGACCAGCAGCAGACGCCGTGGCTTCCGGCGCTGGTCAGCCGAAAGGCGCCGCCGCCGGGACGGACGCGCCCACCGCATCGCCTATTTCCACCGGTTCGGCGATCCGACCAGCGCCCTGATGGTTGGCCTCGTCGCGGCTCTCAGGGAGCGTTACGATATCGAAGTCGAGCTGATGCCGGTGGGCGCGCCCGAGCTTGCCGTGGCGCCGGAGCCTGAAAGGCTGATCGCTTACGCCCGGCTGGATGCCGCAAGGCTTGCCCGCAAGTTCGGGCTTGGTTTCACCGATCCGGGCCATGCGCCGGATGCGGCCCTGATGGCGCGTGCGACGGCCATTCTGGTGGCGGCGCTTTCCGGGCCTGATCCGCTTACCGCTACCACCGCGGTCGATAAGGCCGTGTGGTCAGGCGATGCGGTGGCGCTCGATGAACTCGCGCACCGGCACGGCGAGGCGAGCGCGGAGGCGACGGCCAAGGCCGTGGCGGAGGGGACCGAACGACGCAACGGGCTCGGCCATTTTCAGGCGGGCAGCATCCATTATGGTGGCGAATGGTATTGGGGGGCGGACCGGCTGCATTATCTGGAAGCCCGGCTGGACGGGTTGAAAGTGCGGCGGCAGGGCCGGGAGGGTGCGGCACCGCTTGCCCCGGCGCTTCTGGAAACGCAGGCGCGGGGTGATGCGCGCGGGGTGGTGCTGGAAATCTATCCCTCGCTACGCAGCCCTTATACATGGATCGCCATGGAGCGTGCCTTCGCACTTGCCGAGCGCTGGGGCGCGACGCCCGAAATCCGCTTCGTGCTGCCGATGGTGATGCGCAACCTGCCGGTGCCGCCGCGCAAGGGCCGCTATTTCCTTGTCGATACCAAACGCGAAGCCGAAAGGCTTGGTCTGCCCTTCGGGAATATCTGCGACCCCGTCGGCCGCCCGACAGAGCGTGGCCTTGCCGTTTTGCATCACGCCATCCTGGCGGGCAAGGGGCGGGACTTCCTGATCAGCTTCCTGAAAGGGGTTTGGGCCGAGGGCATCGACGCGGGGTCGGACGCCGGCCTCAAGCGGATCGCTGCCCGTGCCGGGATCGATTGGTCTGCGGTGGAAGCCGCCCTTGCCGATGATAGCTGGCGCAAGGTGGCCGAAATGAACCGGGCGCGGCTTTTGTCTCTCGGCCTTTGGGGTGTGCCGTCCTTCCATGTCGGCGATCTTGCCGTCTGGGGGCAGGACCGGCTGTGGCTCGTGGAAGAAGAACTCGCCCGCATCGCGGCGAAAGGGGAAGGCATGGCATGA
- a CDS encoding sulfatase-like hydrolase/transferase gives MIRTRTAWLAGAALVVAAGLGALYQYRIYIPGIIDRISDPIAKNQPVVWEKGPTPTGEKGPPNIIVVLVDDLGINDISTFGGGVADGAVQTPSIDAIAAEGATFTSGYAGNATCAPSRAAIMTGRFATRFGFEFTPAPVPFHRLLGSFDYGPQQAVYHADREADTIPLDDQGLPSEEITVAELLQQRGYRTLFLGKWHLGGAEKFRPHNQGFDEWLGFMPGAAMFLPKDHPDVVNSVHDFDPIDRFLWANLTYAVSHNGGQRFHPDRYMTDYLADQAVSAIEANAGRPFFMYLALNAPHTPLQALKSDYDALSGIADHRLRVYGAMIRAVDRAVGKVEAALDKAGIADNTMVIFTSDNGGASYIGFPDINKPYRGWKASFFEGGIRVPMLVSWPDRIPAGVVIDEPAAHVDIFATAAAAAGAPLPTDRQIDGQDMLARIANPDAPPADRALFWRSDHYRVLLHKGWKLQVSELPKKTWLFNLNEDPTEQVNLAEREPARLAAMRAALDALNAEQATPIWPSLVAPPVYIDKNILEEKTPEDEYVNWAN, from the coding sequence ATGATCCGTACCCGCACCGCGTGGCTGGCCGGCGCGGCGCTTGTCGTCGCTGCTGGGCTTGGCGCGCTTTACCAGTATCGCATCTACATCCCCGGTATTATCGATCGGATCAGCGACCCGATTGCCAAAAACCAACCGGTGGTGTGGGAGAAGGGCCCGACGCCGACCGGCGAGAAAGGCCCGCCCAACATCATTGTCGTTCTGGTGGATGATCTGGGCATCAACGATATCTCGACCTTTGGCGGCGGCGTTGCGGACGGTGCCGTGCAGACACCGAGTATCGATGCCATCGCGGCCGAAGGCGCGACCTTCACGTCAGGCTATGCCGGGAACGCTACCTGCGCCCCGTCACGTGCGGCGATCATGACAGGGCGGTTTGCAACCCGCTTCGGATTTGAGTTCACGCCCGCGCCCGTGCCATTCCACCGGCTGCTCGGCTCCTTCGACTATGGCCCGCAGCAGGCCGTTTACCACGCTGACCGCGAGGCCGATACGATCCCGCTGGATGACCAAGGGCTGCCGAGCGAGGAAATCACCGTCGCCGAGTTGTTGCAGCAGAGGGGCTATCGCACCCTGTTCCTTGGCAAATGGCATCTGGGCGGGGCCGAGAAGTTCCGGCCGCACAATCAGGGTTTTGACGAATGGCTGGGCTTCATGCCCGGTGCCGCGATGTTCCTGCCGAAAGACCACCCTGATGTGGTCAATTCGGTCCATGATTTTGATCCCATTGACCGGTTCCTCTGGGCGAACCTGACCTATGCTGTCAGCCATAATGGCGGGCAGCGCTTCCACCCTGACCGATACATGACTGATTATCTGGCCGATCAGGCCGTGTCGGCAATCGAGGCCAATGCCGGACGGCCCTTCTTCATGTATCTGGCGCTGAATGCCCCGCACACGCCGCTGCAGGCGCTGAAGTCGGATTATGATGCCCTGTCCGGCATCGCCGACCACCGCCTGCGCGTCTATGGCGCCATGATCCGCGCCGTGGACCGTGCCGTCGGCAAGGTCGAGGCTGCACTCGATAAAGCAGGCATTGCCGACAACACGATGGTGATTTTCACGAGCGACAATGGCGGGGCGAGCTATATCGGCTTTCCTGATATCAACAAGCCTTACAGGGGCTGGAAGGCCAGCTTCTTTGAAGGCGGTATCCGGGTGCCGATGCTGGTTTCTTGGCCGGATCGCATCCCCGCGGGCGTTGTGATTGATGAGCCCGCCGCCCATGTCGATATCTTCGCGACGGCTGCCGCCGCGGCCGGAGCACCGCTCCCGACTGACCGGCAGATCGACGGGCAGGACATGCTGGCGCGGATCGCCAATCCCGATGCGCCGCCCGCCGACCGCGCACTTTTCTGGCGGTCGGATCATTACCGTGTGCTCCTGCACAAGGGCTGGAAACTGCAGGTGTCGGAGCTGCCGAAAAAGACCTGGCTGTTCAACCTGAATGAAGACCCGACCGAACAGGTCAATCTGGCGGAGCGGGAGCCCGCGCGGCTCGCCGCGATGAGGGCAGCCCTTGATGCCCTGAACGCCGAGCAGGCTACGCCGATCTGGCCGAGCCTCGTAGCGCCGCCCGTTTATATCGACAAGAATATCCTCGAGGAAAAAACCCCCGAGGACGAGTATGTGAACTGGGCGAACTGA
- a CDS encoding glutathione S-transferase family protein yields MIDLYTAPTPNGWKASVMLEETGLPYEVHAIDLMKGQQRAPDYLKINPNGRIPAIVDREEGNFAVFESGAILIYLAEKTGKLMPADAKGRSTVIQWLMFQMGGVGPMMGQANVFYRYLPEKIDLAIKRYQGEVARLFGVLDARLADHQYLAGDYSIADIANWCWARTAAWSGVDTDPFPNMKRWIAEIAERPAAQAGIKVPYDMSALLSSAGSSKEEKTDAFVKQARTLVNTGDAKE; encoded by the coding sequence ATGATTGATCTTTACACGGCACCAACGCCAAACGGCTGGAAAGCCTCGGTAATGCTTGAAGAAACCGGCTTGCCCTATGAGGTGCATGCCATCGATCTGATGAAAGGTCAGCAACGGGCTCCCGATTATCTCAAAATCAATCCCAATGGACGAATTCCGGCCATTGTGGACAGAGAAGAAGGCAATTTTGCGGTCTTCGAGTCCGGTGCCATCCTGATTTATCTGGCCGAGAAGACAGGCAAGCTGATGCCGGCGGACGCGAAGGGCCGCTCGACCGTCATCCAGTGGCTGATGTTCCAGATGGGCGGTGTGGGGCCGATGATGGGGCAGGCGAATGTCTTTTACCGCTATCTGCCTGAAAAGATAGACCTTGCCATCAAGCGGTATCAGGGCGAGGTCGCCCGGCTTTTCGGCGTTCTGGATGCCCGGCTTGCGGATCACCAGTATCTGGCCGGCGACTATTCGATTGCCGATATCGCCAACTGGTGCTGGGCGCGCACGGCAGCGTGGTCGGGGGTCGATACCGATCCTTTCCCGAACATGAAACGCTGGATCGCCGAGATTGCCGAGCGCCCGGCGGCGCAGGCCGGTATCAAGGTGCCTTACGACATGTCGGCGCTCCTTTCCTCGGCGGGTTCCAGCAAAGAGGAAAAGACGGATGCCTTCGTCAAACAGGCCCGCACCCTTGTGAATACCGGCGACGCCAAGGAATAG
- a CDS encoding TetR/AcrR family transcriptional regulator → MTDLQQTRVSTADLAGIEDGRNRRRAANRDKIVTAFLTLVREGNPTPSAQAVAEHADVSPRTVFRCFQDMETLYREISVLLREEFLPRATLNLNTPDRRERLTRLVSNRTKLFEDMRPFRQAAEAQSHLSPTLATDKAFVTAIEKERLRQAVNPDGKMDKTLMDALTAATSFNYWLRLRAEQELSPEDAAKAMTFAAFAIFDAGADAGPIAL, encoded by the coding sequence ATGACTGACCTGCAACAAACCCGTGTGAGTACCGCTGACCTCGCCGGGATCGAAGACGGGCGCAACCGTCGCCGCGCCGCCAACCGCGACAAGATCGTGACGGCGTTTCTCACACTCGTGCGCGAAGGCAACCCGACACCGAGCGCGCAGGCCGTGGCCGAACATGCGGATGTGAGCCCGCGCACCGTTTTCCGTTGCTTCCAGGACATGGAAACGCTGTACCGCGAAATCTCGGTCCTGCTGCGCGAGGAATTCCTGCCCCGCGCCACGCTGAACCTGAACACGCCGGACCGGCGCGAGCGGCTGACCCGGCTGGTTTCGAACCGCACAAAGCTTTTTGAAGATATGCGCCCGTTCCGGCAGGCGGCCGAAGCTCAAAGCCATCTCTCGCCCACCCTTGCCACCGACAAGGCCTTCGTGACGGCGATCGAGAAGGAGCGCCTGCGGCAGGCCGTCAATCCCGATGGCAAGATGGACAAGACCCTGATGGACGCGCTGACCGCTGCCACCAGCTTCAATTACTGGCTGCGCCTCAGGGCCGAGCAGGAACTTTCGCCCGAAGATGCTGCCAAGGCTATGACCTTCGCGGCCTTCGCCATTTTCGATGCGGGCGCGGACGCAGGCCCCATCGCGCTATAG
- a CDS encoding glutathione S-transferase N-terminal domain-containing protein produces the protein MTDPYILYGVPASYYTGKARAYMRKQRIDFEERSSAHPAFAKDILPKTGRILIPVLQTPEGEVIQDSDDIIGWFEDRGLYRASAHPAGALQRILSHAFNLFGSEGMTRLAMHYRWSVLGQQEAFIAAGFAHGVAPELSPEAALQMARPVMDKLAGYLPGLGVTPETIPLVEAAYHEMLAILQKHFEKHPCLFGAWPSLGDYGLYGPLFAHLGRDPVPAFEMKTKASAVFRWTERLSAPNLDIPEFPSYRVTGFLPDGEVPATIDAFCRFMADEMLTELADQVAALARWLEANDAAEGAPVVDKPHKRSIGRVETHYRGKPITTGLSPYRMLLLQKLQDAFDALTADEQAKVRDYFAKVGLAPLLTLRPARRVERRGNIEVWGKAA, from the coding sequence ATGACCGATCCCTATATCCTCTATGGCGTGCCTGCCTCTTATTACACCGGCAAGGCCCGCGCCTATATGCGCAAGCAGCGCATCGATTTCGAGGAACGGTCATCCGCCCATCCGGCCTTTGCGAAGGATATCCTGCCCAAAACCGGGCGTATCCTGATCCCCGTGTTGCAAACACCAGAGGGCGAGGTCATCCAGGATTCGGATGATATCATCGGCTGGTTCGAGGATCGCGGCCTGTACCGGGCGAGTGCCCATCCCGCAGGCGCCTTGCAGCGTATCCTGTCGCACGCCTTCAATCTATTTGGTTCGGAGGGGATGACCCGCCTGGCCATGCATTACCGCTGGAGCGTGCTTGGCCAGCAGGAAGCTTTCATCGCGGCCGGTTTCGCCCATGGTGTTGCCCCGGAACTGAGCCCCGAAGCGGCGCTGCAGATGGCGCGACCGGTGATGGACAAGCTGGCGGGCTACCTGCCCGGGCTTGGTGTCACGCCGGAGACCATCCCGCTGGTGGAAGCCGCCTACCATGAGATGCTTGCCATCCTGCAGAAGCATTTCGAGAAGCATCCCTGCCTCTTTGGCGCATGGCCTTCGCTTGGCGACTATGGCCTGTACGGCCCCTTGTTTGCCCACCTCGGGCGCGATCCCGTGCCCGCCTTCGAGATGAAGACCAAGGCGAGTGCGGTGTTCCGCTGGACCGAACGGCTGAGTGCACCGAACCTCGATATCCCTGAATTCCCGAGCTATAGGGTGACCGGCTTTTTGCCGGACGGCGAGGTGCCCGCCACCATCGATGCCTTCTGCCGTTTCATGGCGGATGAAATGCTGACCGAACTGGCCGATCAGGTCGCAGCCCTTGCCCGCTGGCTGGAGGCAAACGACGCAGCGGAGGGCGCGCCGGTTGTCGACAAGCCCCACAAGCGCTCCATCGGCCGGGTCGAGACACACTATCGCGGCAAGCCCATCACCACGGGCCTGTCGCCCTACCGGATGCTGTTGTTGCAGAAGCTGCAGGATGCTTTTGATGCCCTGACGGCGGATGAACAGGCGAAGGTGCGGGACTATTTCGCGAAAGTGGGGCTCGCGCCCCTCCTCACCCTGCGCCCGGCCCGCCGTGTGGAGCGGCGCGGCAATATCGAGGTTTGGGGGAAGGCGGCCTGA
- a CDS encoding arylsulfatase gives MTRGWLARLMVPLLFAVGVAADDEVPARPNFLVVLIDDAAYMDLGTYGGEAHTPTIDEIAERGTMFTNYHTSPLCAPSRAMLLTGLDNHRTGLATIPEVLPPEHVGKPGYAMRLEPGVTTIATRLKGAGYRTLMTGKWHLGHEKGDLPVDHGFDRSFILDASGADNWEQKSYMPYYKTADWFEGDKRTTLPDDFYSSEFLVDKMIDYLDEAGADKDKPFFAYLAFQAIHIPVQAPKEYTDHYENVYEAGWENLREARFNRARELGLAPEGAPLKPMPDRLRKWADLSDEDRAIYARSMAVNAGMIEAMDHHLGRLIDHLRATGQLENTVIIVTSDNGPEPSNPVAQTGFTTWMYFNDYDRRLDNLGEEGSYAFIGPEWATAAAAPHSLFKFYASEGGMRVPFVMAGPGVVPGARTGALGFVTDIAPTLLDYAGAGEQAGDMTGRSLRPVVNDGGHAYGPDDAVGMEVSGNAALYKGNWKLVRNMPPWGDGTWQLFDMATDPGETTDLSESHPDVVAAMHADYATYAEVNGVQELPAGYNIHKQIAKNAMLKQLKYYGWVFALVLAGALGLLGLLVWGIIRLIRRH, from the coding sequence ATGACGCGTGGCTGGCTGGCGCGGCTGATGGTGCCGCTTCTTTTCGCTGTGGGAGTAGCGGCGGACGATGAGGTGCCTGCGCGCCCGAACTTTTTGGTCGTATTGATCGATGACGCCGCCTATATGGATCTTGGCACTTATGGCGGCGAAGCGCACACACCGACGATTGACGAGATCGCCGAACGCGGCACGATGTTCACCAATTATCACACCTCGCCGCTGTGTGCTCCGTCGCGCGCCATGCTGCTGACCGGGCTTGATAACCACCGCACGGGGCTTGCCACCATCCCTGAAGTGCTGCCGCCAGAGCATGTCGGCAAACCCGGCTATGCCATGCGGCTGGAACCCGGCGTGACGACGATTGCCACGCGGCTGAAGGGCGCGGGCTACCGCACGCTGATGACCGGCAAATGGCACCTCGGCCACGAAAAGGGTGACCTGCCGGTGGACCATGGCTTCGACCGGTCCTTCATCCTTGATGCTTCGGGGGCGGACAACTGGGAACAGAAGTCCTACATGCCCTATTACAAAACCGCAGACTGGTTTGAAGGCGACAAGCGCACCACGCTGCCGGATGATTTCTATTCGTCCGAATTCCTTGTCGACAAGATGATCGACTATCTGGATGAGGCGGGCGCCGACAAGGACAAGCCTTTCTTCGCCTATCTTGCCTTTCAGGCCATCCACATCCCGGTGCAGGCGCCGAAGGAATATACGGACCATTATGAAAACGTCTATGAGGCGGGCTGGGAAAACCTCCGTGAAGCACGTTTCAACCGCGCTCGCGAACTGGGGCTGGCGCCTGAAGGGGCGCCCCTGAAGCCGATGCCGGACCGCCTGCGCAAATGGGCGGACCTGAGCGATGAAGACCGCGCCATCTATGCCCGTTCGATGGCGGTGAATGCCGGCATGATCGAGGCGATGGACCATCATCTGGGCCGCCTGATCGATCACCTGCGCGCCACCGGTCAGTTGGAGAACACCGTCATTATCGTCACCTCGGATAACGGGCCGGAGCCCAGCAATCCGGTGGCGCAGACGGGCTTCACCACCTGGATGTATTTCAACGATTATGACCGCCGGCTGGATAATCTTGGTGAAGAGGGCAGCTATGCCTTCATCGGGCCGGAGTGGGCGACGGCGGCTGCAGCTCCCCATAGCCTCTTTAAATTCTATGCGTCCGAGGGCGGCATGCGGGTGCCCTTCGTGATGGCGGGGCCGGGTGTGGTGCCGGGTGCTCGTACCGGCGCGCTTGGCTTTGTCACCGATATCGCGCCGACCCTCCTTGATTACGCAGGCGCTGGTGAACAGGCGGGCGACATGACGGGCCGCAGCCTGCGTCCGGTCGTCAACGATGGTGGCCATGCCTATGGCCCAGACGATGCAGTCGGGATGGAAGTTTCAGGCAATGCGGCGCTCTATAAGGGCAACTGGAAGCTCGTCCGCAACATGCCGCCGTGGGGCGACGGCACATGGCAACTCTTTGACATGGCGACCGATCCCGGCGAGACGACGGACCTGAGCGAAAGCCATCCGGATGTTGTGGCCGCGATGCATGCCGACTATGCGACCTATGCTGAGGTGAACGGCGTGCAGGAACTGCCAGCGGGCTACAATATCCACAAGCAGATCGCCAAGAACGCGATGCTGAAGCAACTGAAATATTATGGCTGGGTTTTCGCGCTGGTGCTTGCCGGCGCTCTGGGGCTTCTGGGCCTGTTGGTCTGGGGGATCATCCGGCTGATCCGCCGGCACTAG
- a CDS encoding spinster family MFS transporter has translation MVQEKARSPHLVLAMLLLVYVFNFLDRQILGILAQPIKADLGLSDTELGALGGIAFALLYSVLGVPFAVIADKTSRSGVIAISLAVWSGFTALCGLATGFWQLFLFRLGVGVGEAGGVAPSYALIADYFPPHQRARALSIYSLGIPLGLAGGAFFGGWIAETVEWRVAFITVGIAGVVIAPVFKYLVKDLPRPAPTAAAARVPVSAVFKIVAKKPSFWLMAFAASCSSLVGYGLAFWVPSVMIRSFGFSLLEASQYMGSLLLVGGTAGVFAGGWLADKLGSKDRGVYARLPAIAWLICAPLFATALLSDSPFIAWFLLVIPNGLNLLWLGPITTAIQHLVPQAMRATASASFLFINNLIGLGLGSLVMGTMSDMMTARFGNDSLRYSVVAALAFYLLAAFLILFAVKTLRKDWEDEPQQA, from the coding sequence ATGGTTCAGGAAAAGGCCCGGAGCCCGCATCTGGTGCTGGCGATGCTGCTCCTTGTTTATGTGTTCAACTTCCTGGACCGGCAGATTCTCGGCATCCTTGCCCAGCCCATCAAAGCCGACCTTGGCCTTTCGGACACCGAGCTTGGCGCACTTGGCGGCATTGCCTTCGCACTTCTCTATTCAGTGCTCGGTGTACCCTTCGCCGTGATTGCCGATAAAACCAGCCGCAGCGGCGTGATTGCCATTTCGCTCGCGGTATGGAGCGGCTTTACCGCCCTTTGCGGCCTCGCCACCGGCTTCTGGCAGCTGTTCCTGTTCCGCCTTGGGGTCGGGGTCGGGGAAGCGGGCGGCGTGGCGCCATCTTATGCGCTCATCGCCGATTATTTCCCGCCGCACCAGCGCGCCCGGGCATTGTCGATCTATTCGCTCGGCATCCCCTTGGGGCTTGCCGGCGGCGCCTTCTTCGGTGGCTGGATCGCCGAAACCGTGGAATGGCGGGTTGCCTTCATCACTGTCGGTATTGCCGGGGTCGTGATCGCGCCCGTGTTCAAATATCTGGTGAAGGACCTGCCCCGGCCGGCACCCACAGCGGCCGCAGCGCGCGTGCCGGTTTCGGCCGTGTTCAAGATTGTCGCCAAAAAACCAAGCTTCTGGCTGATGGCTTTCGCTGCATCCTGCAGCTCGCTTGTCGGCTACGGCCTCGCCTTCTGGGTACCGTCGGTGATGATCCGGTCCTTCGGCTTCAGCCTTCTTGAGGCCTCGCAATATATGGGCTCGCTGCTCCTCGTGGGGGGCACCGCCGGCGTGTTCGCGGGCGGATGGCTTGCCGACAAGCTCGGCAGCAAGGACCGAGGCGTCTATGCCCGCCTGCCCGCCATCGCCTGGCTGATCTGTGCGCCGCTGTTCGCGACCGCTCTCCTCTCGGATTCGCCCTTCATTGCCTGGTTCCTGCTGGTGATCCCGAACGGGCTGAACCTTCTGTGGCTTGGCCCCATCACGACGGCAATCCAGCATCTGGTGCCGCAGGCGATGCGGGCCACTGCCTCCGCAAGCTTCCTCTTCATCAACAACCTGATCGGCCTTGGCCTCGGCTCGCTGGTGATGGGCACGATGTCGGACATGATGACGGCGCGTTTCGGCAACGATTCTTTGCGCTACAGCGTGGTCGCGGCGCTTGCCTTCTATCTCCTCGCGGCGTTCCTGATCCTCTTTGCAGTCAAGACCCTGCGCAAGGACTGGGAAGACGAGCCGCAGCAGGCCTGA
- a CDS encoding TetR/AcrR family transcriptional regulator yields the protein MAVSRSRKSDGKRDSIVHAATGVINAKGFARATMSEIAASLNLRDATLYYYYPNKVALAYACHCRSFERFEKLLKHAEDAEGTGAARMRCLIRRVLEDQFENGPQLYFGDYSYLGDEQRRKITQWADRLKGMLEHILKDGIKDGSIVPCDTRIAAQLIIGMVIWLAKWIPAVEGLTVESLEGTIVTMMLGGLEADPAAAMAAAG from the coding sequence ATGGCCGTTTCGCGAAGCCGTAAGTCTGACGGCAAGCGCGACTCAATCGTTCATGCGGCCACTGGCGTTATCAACGCCAAGGGTTTCGCACGGGCGACCATGTCGGAGATCGCTGCATCGCTCAATCTGCGCGATGCCACGCTTTACTATTATTACCCGAATAAGGTGGCGCTGGCCTATGCCTGCCACTGCCGTTCGTTCGAGCGTTTCGAGAAGCTTCTGAAGCATGCCGAAGACGCCGAAGGCACGGGTGCCGCGCGCATGCGGTGCCTGATCAGGCGCGTGCTCGAAGACCAGTTTGAAAACGGGCCGCAGCTTTATTTCGGTGACTATTCCTATCTTGGCGATGAACAGCGGCGGAAGATCACCCAGTGGGCCGACCGGCTGAAAGGCATGCTCGAGCATATCCTGAAGGACGGAATCAAGGACGGCTCCATCGTGCCTTGCGACACGCGGATCGCGGCCCAGCTGATCATCGGGATGGTCATCTGGCTGGCGAAATGGATTCCGGCTGTGGAGGGGCTGACGGTCGAAAGCCTTGAAGGCACGATCGTCACCATGATGCTCGGTGGGCTGGAGGCAGATCCGGCAGCCGCCATGGCCGCTGCCGGATAA